In Zunongwangia sp. HGR-M22, the sequence ACGTAAAAAAGGAAGTTCTCAAAAGGCACCTTTTATTGTTCTTTCAGAAGATATGATAACCGATTTTGATAAGAAGAAGTTTTATACCGTGATTAGCGTGATATTAGGTGTAATTCTGTTAGCTACTTTTAATATTCTTGATATTATGGTAGGCGCTATAACGGGTGTTACCCTTTTAGTCCTACTGAAAACAATATCTATGAAAGAAATGTATCAGGCAATTAACTGGAAAATTGTGTTTCTCCTGGCTGGTGCATTAAGTATGGGAACTGCTATGAGCAAAACAGGTCTTGATGAAATGATTGCTAATGGATTAATTAGCAGTTTAGGCAGTTGGGGACCGGTGGCTATTGTTTCGGGTTTATATTTAGTAACCTCAATGCTTACAGAAATTATGTCTAATAATGCAGCGGCAGCTTTATTGACTCCAATTGCGATTGCTACAGCAGTAAATCTTGGTGTAGATCCTATGCCATTTTTAATGGCAATTATGTTCGCCGCTTCAGCAAGCTTTATGACGCCGGTTGGTTATCAAACCAATACAATGGTCTATAGTGCGGGACAATATAAGTTTAAAGATTTTTTAAAAGTAGGTACACTACTTAATATTATCTTTTGGATAATAGCTACGATAATGATTCCGCTTTTGTATCAATTTTGAAATTAACCCTCTAGATACAAATCGAATTTAATTTCAATTTCTTCTTTGACTTTAATTAAACCGAAAACTTTTTTAGGAGGTTCTAGTTTAAAATCATTGATATTTAGAAGAATTGTTCCTTTGTAATTTGAAGAAGCCTGATCTATTTTTACCGGGACTTCAAAAGTTTTTGCTATGCCTGCAATATTTATTTCTAAAGTAATTAATGAAGAAGATAAATCTTTGAATTCTAACTTTATCAAATTTAGAATAATATTAGGGTGTTTTTCAGCTTTCATCAAAGCTTTAAAATCCTTGTTGATTGGTCGACTTCCGCAGTCAAAAGCTTTAGAATTTAGTTTTAAACTGGTGTTTTGGAAGAATAAGGTATTTTGTTTTCTTTGAAAAGAAACTCTTAGATGTTCTGGTAGTTCCTTAGGGTCAAATTCGCAGCTAAAAGTATTGATATTAGTGTCGCCTGTAATTTTAAGATGGGACTCTTTATTGATTTTTAGGGTTTTATGTTCTAGGTCTTGAGCATTGGTTAATTGAATTCCAAAAAATGCTAAAAATAGTATAAATAAGAAAGTTTTCATTGCTAAGGGGATTTTAATGAAAAAATGAAAAAGGAGAGCGATAAATTCGTTCTCCTTTTTCTAAATTGAATTTATCTAAAAACTAATCACTGCTTCAACTGTTGCACCATTAAATTTTCCTTCATTTAAAATACTTGTCTGGCTAAAGTCATCGTAGTTTTGCACTACGTATTCAGCTTTCAATAGAATATTATCAGTCATAAACCAACCTGCAGCTGCTTGAAATCTGTTGATATTTATATCTTGTCCTGAAGGATCTTCTGCATCTACTACATTATAACGAGCGCCAACATAGATGTTTTCATCAAGTCCAAATCTGTATATCAATTCACCAGCATATTGGTTAGCAGTTCTGTCATCAACTTCAGCACTGGCTTTTCCTGTGGCAGTTTCAATTGTTCCGAAGAATTCAAGACCTCTATATTTCACAAATGGGTTAATCATAATTGCAGTGATTTCGTTAGATAACTTAGGGTCGTATCTTGAAGCTCTAAAATCATCACTTTCACTACCTAATACTTGCATTACATTATAATATCTAGCTCCTGCTCTATCTGCGCTGTATAGATATGTGTTTGGAATGTAGCCAGTGTTATACATAGAACCAGTAAGACGAACACGTAAATCGTTATTTAATTGTTTGTCGTAACCTAATTTTGCTAAGAAAGAAGCTCCGCCTGTTTTGCTGTATTCATTTTCGCTAACAGATTGGTTTAATTTACCGTTTGTAAAACCAACCATTCCTATAAATCCGTTACGGCGGTAGTAAAGTTCAGCCCCTACTTCAGTAGTAAAAGCATCCATAATTAAGTTTCCTACAAATGGATTGTAGATAGCTTGTGCATTATCTGATCTTCTAAAGTGAGCATCACCATAGTTGTTTTCCATATGTCCAATTTTAATCGTGGTGTATTTCATAACATCCTCTAAAAATCCTTCTTGCACAAAGTTGAGTTTGTCTACCAATAAATATCCTCCTTTTACATAAGGTTCGTGGTGGTGTCTTGAAGATAAGTATGTACGAAGGTGCATTCTAACTCCATCATACAAGGCTACATCTAAATCGAAATTTGCGGTAGGAAGGTTAAAATTCTCGCCAATACCTTGTATTTGATAACCGTCTATATTTGCATTTTCATTATCTAAAGCCTGGAACTGTAAAGCAAAGGCTCCTCCGATTCTAACTTTTAATCCATCAAAAGTAGTGGTGGTATCTTTTGGTGCTTCAAAAACATTGACACCATTTTTATCTGGTTCGCGATAATTATCTAGATTTCGATTGTCTTGAGCTTGTATATTTACTCCTAGGAATAAAGAGAAAGCAATAGCGGAGATTTTAAATATAGTTTTCATATTGTTTGATTTATGAATTAGTTATTGATTGAATTGAAAATTGAAGTTTACCGTTACCTCTTCACCTGTTTTAATGGTACCCATCAAAGCTGTTGGAGGTTCTACACCGTAATCGGTCATGTTAATTGTCTGTTTTCCTGAGATTTTGATGTTTTGGTTAGAATTTTTTATACTTACTGGTATTGAAATTGTTTTAGACTTTCCATTCATTGTAAGGTTTCCAATAATCTTGTTTGATTGTACTTCTTTCGAAGTAAATTTTACTTTAGGATAATCATCTTCGTTTAAAGCCTTGTACGCATTTTTATCCATGCCTCCTTTTCCGCTTTTTAGAGATTTAATCGGGATTTCAATTGTGATTTTAGAGACTTTTCCGTCTTTACTTTCTATGTGTCCAACGGCATTTTTAGAAGTCATTTCCCAATCATGAATATTAGATGTTCCTTCTACCAAAATGTTAGAGGTAATCGATTTAAGATTCTGGCTGTTTACATTAAATCC encodes:
- a CDS encoding YceI family protein, yielding MRTKSLNYSLITLILIIFTGFNVNSQNLKSITSNILVEGTSNIHDWEMTSKNAVGHIESKDGKVSKITIEIPIKSLKSGKGGMDKNAYKALNEDDYPKVKFTSKEVQSNKIIGNLTMNGKSKTISIPVSIKNSNQNIKISGKQTINMTDYGVEPPTALMGTIKTGEEVTVNFNFQFNQ
- a CDS encoding YceI family protein, yielding MKTFLFILFLAFFGIQLTNAQDLEHKTLKINKESHLKITGDTNINTFSCEFDPKELPEHLRVSFQRKQNTLFFQNTSLKLNSKAFDCGSRPINKDFKALMKAEKHPNIILNLIKLEFKDLSSSLITLEINIAGIAKTFEVPVKIDQASSNYKGTILLNINDFKLEPPKKVFGLIKVKEEIEIKFDLYLEG